A window of the Butyricimonas virosa genome harbors these coding sequences:
- the rplD gene encoding 50S ribosomal protein L4 codes for MELSVLNIAGQETGRKVELNDAIFGIQPNEHAIYLDVKQFLANNRQGTHKSKQRNEISGSTRKLKKQKGTGGARAGGIKNPLFRGGGRVFGPVPRDYSFKLNKKLKRLARKSALSVKAASNAVTIVEDLNFEAPKTKQMIQLFNNLKLDNRNILLVTNDMNDNVLLSARNLQYVDVMRVSDLATYNIMRAKSLVFVESSVQGLNEMFNLNEE; via the coding sequence ATGGAGTTAAGTGTATTAAACATTGCCGGACAAGAGACAGGCAGGAAGGTAGAGTTAAACGACGCTATCTTCGGGATTCAGCCTAACGAGCACGCTATTTATCTTGATGTAAAGCAGTTTTTAGCGAACAACCGCCAAGGGACCCACAAGTCAAAACAAAGAAATGAAATTTCCGGTAGTACCCGCAAGCTGAAAAAGCAAAAAGGTACCGGTGGCGCCCGTGCAGGTGGTATCAAGAACCCTCTGTTTAGAGGAGGGGGTAGAGTGTTTGGACCCGTACCAAGAGATTATAGCTTCAAATTGAACAAGAAGCTGAAAAGATTGGCCCGTAAATCAGCACTATCTGTAAAAGCCGCCTCTAATGCGGTAACTATTGTTGAGGATCTCAACTTCGAGGCACCGAAAACAAAACAGATGATTCAGCTGTTTAACAACCTGAAATTAGATAATCGTAACATCCTGTTGGTTACCAATGATATGAACGATAATGTTCTGTTGTCAGCTCGTAACTTACAATACGTGGATGTGATGAGAGTTAGCGATCTTGCAACTTACAATATCATGAGAGCTAAGAGTCTTGTGTTCGTTGAAAGTTCAGTGCAGGGCCTAAATGAAATGTTCAATCTTAATGAAGAGTAA
- the rplW gene encoding 50S ribosomal protein L23, producing MQVIVKPILSEKMTALTDKQNRVAFVVSKAANKLEIKRAVEAMYSVTVKSVNTMVYQGDAKSRYTKAGVISGRTASFKKAIVTLAEGDSIDFFSNI from the coding sequence ATGCAAGTAATTGTGAAGCCCATTTTGTCAGAAAAAATGACTGCATTGACTGACAAGCAGAACAGAGTAGCATTCGTTGTTAGCAAAGCAGCGAATAAATTAGAGATTAAGAGAGCAGTTGAAGCGATGTATAGCGTGACCGTGAAATCCGTGAACACGATGGTGTACCAAGGAGATGCTAAATCTCGTTACACGAAAGCAGGTGTTATTTCCGGAAGAACCGCTTCCTTCAAGAAAGCAATTGTGACCTTAGCAGAAGGTGATAGTATTGATTTTTTTAGCAATATTTAA
- the rplB gene encoding 50S ribosomal protein L2, producing the protein MAVRKLNPVTPGQRHKVAITFDQLTTDRPEKSLLGPKSKTGGRNNTGKMTMRYIGGGHKQRYRIIDFKRDKDNVPARVATIEYDPNRTARIALLVYADGEKRYIVAPDGLQVGQTVMSGAGVAPEVGNALFLSEIPLGTIIHNIELRPQQGAVMARSAGSYAQLVAREGKYASIKLPSGEVRMVLLTCRATVGTVSNSDHALERSGKAGRTRWLGRRPRVRGVVMNPVDHPMGGGEGRASGGHPRSRKGLLAKGYKTRAPKKHSSKYIIERRKK; encoded by the coding sequence ATGGCTGTAAGAAAATTAAACCCTGTAACTCCTGGTCAGAGACATAAGGTAGCGATTACCTTTGATCAGTTGACTACAGATAGACCTGAGAAATCATTGTTAGGACCAAAGAGTAAAACTGGTGGACGTAATAACACCGGTAAAATGACAATGAGATATATAGGTGGTGGTCATAAACAAAGATACAGAATAATAGATTTTAAACGCGACAAGGATAATGTTCCGGCTCGTGTTGCAACGATCGAGTATGATCCCAATCGTACGGCGAGAATTGCTCTATTAGTGTATGCAGATGGAGAAAAACGTTACATCGTGGCACCGGATGGTTTGCAAGTTGGTCAAACCGTGATGAGTGGTGCAGGTGTTGCTCCTGAAGTTGGAAATGCATTGTTCTTATCTGAAATCCCATTAGGTACAATCATTCATAACATCGAGTTAAGACCGCAACAAGGAGCCGTGATGGCTCGTAGTGCCGGTTCTTACGCTCAGTTAGTAGCAAGAGAAGGAAAATACGCTTCAATCAAGTTACCTTCTGGTGAAGTTCGTATGGTACTGTTAACCTGTCGTGCAACTGTTGGTACGGTGTCAAATTCCGACCACGCGTTGGAACGTTCAGGTAAAGCAGGACGTACTCGCTGGTTAGGCCGCAGACCTCGCGTGAGAGGTGTTGTAATGAACCCGGTTGATCACCCGATGGGTGGTGGTGAAGGCCGCGCTTCAGGAGGACATCCTCGTTCAAGAAAAGGCTTGTTGGCTAAGGGTTACAAGACTAGAGCTCCTAAGAAACACTCTAGCAAGTATATCATAGAAAGAAGGAAAAAATAA
- the rpsS gene encoding 30S ribosomal protein S19, translated as MSRSLKKGPFIDFKLERKVLVMNESNKKSVVKTWARRSMISPDFVGHTIAVHNGNKFIPVFVTENMVGHKLGEFAPTRTFRGHADKKKK; from the coding sequence ATGAGTCGTTCGTTAAAAAAAGGCCCTTTTATTGATTTCAAGTTAGAGAGAAAAGTATTGGTAATGAATGAGTCCAATAAGAAATCGGTTGTTAAAACCTGGGCTCGTCGTTCCATGATCTCTCCGGACTTCGTAGGGCACACTATCGCTGTACACAACGGTAATAAATTTATCCCGGTATTCGTGACTGAAAATATGGTAGGTCATAAATTGGGGGAATTCGCGCCGACACGTACATTTAGAGGCCATGCTGATAAAAAGAAAAAATAA
- the rplV gene encoding 50S ribosomal protein L22 produces the protein MGARKRLRANQNKEAKKEKAFAILRDCPTSPQKMRLVADLIRGVDVQKALDMLKFCPKEAARRVEKLLLSAIANWEQKNEGKRVDEASLFVQEIFVDGAGMLKRLRPAPQGRAHRIRKRSNHVTIVLGSKTAVENITKE, from the coding sequence ATGGGTGCAAGAAAAAGATTAAGAGCAAATCAGAATAAAGAAGCCAAAAAAGAGAAGGCTTTTGCAATTCTTCGCGATTGTCCTACATCTCCTCAAAAAATGAGATTGGTGGCAGACCTGATCCGCGGAGTAGATGTACAAAAAGCTTTGGATATGCTTAAATTTTGTCCTAAAGAAGCTGCTCGTAGAGTTGAAAAGTTGTTGCTTTCAGCAATTGCTAACTGGGAACAAAAGAACGAGGGTAAACGTGTTGACGAAGCGTCCTTGTTCGTGCAGGAAATTTTCGTTGACGGTGCGGGTATGTTGAAAAGACTTAGACCGGCTCCGCAAGGAAGAGCACACCGGATTCGTAAACGTTCAAATCACGTGACGATCGTGTTGGGAAGCAAGACAGCTGTTGAAAACATTACAAAAGAATAG
- the rpsC gene encoding 30S ribosomal protein S3, with protein sequence MGQKVNPISNRLGIIRGWDSNWFGGKNYGDKLVEDYKIRKYLNARLAKAGIAKIVIERTLKLITITINTARPGIIIGKGGQEVDKLKEELKKITDKEVQINIFEIKRPELDAVIVGNNIARQLEGRVAYRRAIKMAIASTMRMGAEGIKILISGRLNGAEMARAEIYKEGRIPLHTFRADIDYAQAEALTTYGQLGIKVWICKGEVYGKRELVPNALVGAQKENNNRPNNAGKKGGFKKRKK encoded by the coding sequence ATGGGACAGAAAGTTAATCCAATAAGCAATAGATTAGGAATCATCAGAGGATGGGATTCTAACTGGTTTGGCGGTAAGAACTATGGCGATAAATTGGTGGAAGATTACAAGATCAGAAAGTATCTGAACGCCCGTCTCGCTAAAGCAGGAATCGCTAAGATTGTTATCGAGAGAACCCTGAAGCTAATCACAATCACGATCAACACCGCTCGTCCGGGTATCATTATCGGTAAAGGCGGACAAGAAGTTGATAAGTTGAAGGAAGAGCTGAAGAAGATCACCGATAAGGAAGTTCAAATTAATATCTTCGAGATCAAGCGTCCCGAGTTGGATGCCGTGATCGTGGGTAATAATATAGCTCGTCAGCTGGAAGGTCGTGTGGCTTACCGTAGAGCAATCAAGATGGCTATCGCTTCTACCATGAGAATGGGGGCAGAAGGTATCAAAATCTTGATTTCCGGTCGTTTGAACGGTGCCGAGATGGCAAGAGCCGAAATCTACAAAGAAGGTAGAATTCCATTGCACACGTTCCGTGCTGATATTGATTACGCTCAGGCCGAGGCATTGACGACTTACGGCCAGCTGGGTATCAAAGTTTGGATTTGCAAGGGAGAAGTTTACGGAAAACGTGAGCTGGTTCCGAATGCATTGGTTGGCGCTCAGAAAGAGAATAACAACCGTCCGAACAATGCCGGCAAAAAAGGCGGGTTCAAAAAGAGAAAAAAATAG
- the rplP gene encoding 50S ribosomal protein L16, with amino-acid sequence MLQPKRTKYRRSQKGRMRGNAQRGHELAFGSFGIKALENMWIEQRQIEAARVAVTRYMQRQGQIWIRIFPDKPITKKPAEVRMGKGKGSPEGFVAPVTPGRILFEADGVPYAIAKEALRLAAQKLPIATKFVVRRDYTE; translated from the coding sequence ATGTTACAGCCAAAAAGGACTAAATACAGAAGATCGCAGAAAGGGAGAATGAGAGGGAATGCCCAGAGGGGACATGAACTTGCATTTGGATCTTTCGGGATCAAGGCGTTGGAGAATATGTGGATTGAACAACGCCAGATTGAAGCAGCCCGTGTTGCAGTAACTCGTTATATGCAAAGACAGGGTCAGATATGGATTCGTATATTTCCAGATAAACCTATTACTAAGAAACCCGCTGAGGTTCGTATGGGTAAGGGTAAGGGATCTCCAGAAGGATTCGTTGCTCCTGTTACTCCGGGTCGTATTCTTTTCGAGGCAGATGGAGTACCGTATGCAATCGCTAAAGAGGCTTTGCGCCTGGCAGCACAAAAGCTACCCATCGCTACTAAGTTCGTGGTTAGACGTGATTACACTGAGTAG
- the rpmC gene encoding 50S ribosomal protein L29, translating into MKTSEIKDLTTEEIREKIETEKAALTKMKMNHAVSPLENPMLIRTTRRNIARLMTELRKRELNK; encoded by the coding sequence ATGAAAACATCAGAAATTAAGGATTTAACCACTGAAGAGATAAGAGAAAAGATCGAGACAGAAAAAGCTGCCTTGACCAAGATGAAGATGAACCATGCTGTTTCTCCTCTTGAGAATCCGATGTTAATCCGGACGACAAGAAGAAACATCGCTAGATTGATGACGGAGTTACGCAAACGTGAATTAAATAAGTAG
- the rpsQ gene encoding 30S ribosomal protein S17, with the protein MERNLRKERTGLVVSNKMDKSITVAVHFKEKHPIYGKFVNKTKKFTAHDEKNECNIGDTVRIMETRPLSKTKRWRLVEIIERAK; encoded by the coding sequence ATGGAAAGAAATCTTAGAAAAGAGCGTACCGGTCTTGTGGTAAGCAACAAGATGGACAAATCTATCACGGTTGCCGTTCATTTTAAGGAGAAGCACCCGATTTACGGGAAGTTCGTCAACAAGACCAAGAAGTTCACTGCTCACGATGAGAAAAATGAATGTAACATCGGGGATACAGTGAGAATTATGGAGACCCGTCCTTTGAGTAAAACCAAGAGATGGAGATTAGTTGAAATCATTGAAAGAGCTAAGTAA
- the rplN gene encoding 50S ribosomal protein L14: MIQQESRLTVADNSGAREVLCIRVLGGTKKRYARVGDKIVVAVKNAIPNGEVKKGSVSKAVVVRVSKEYRRPDGSYIRFDDNACVLLNNAGEMRGTRIFGPVAREVREGYTKIVSLAPEVL, encoded by the coding sequence ATGATACAACAAGAGAGTAGATTGACCGTAGCCGACAACAGCGGTGCTAGAGAAGTGCTTTGTATCCGTGTTCTTGGTGGTACCAAGAAAAGATATGCACGCGTAGGCGATAAAATCGTTGTTGCCGTGAAGAACGCCATCCCGAACGGTGAAGTAAAGAAAGGTTCAGTTAGTAAGGCTGTGGTAGTTCGTGTAAGTAAAGAGTACAGACGTCCGGACGGATCTTATATCCGCTTTGATGACAATGCTTGCGTGTTATTGAACAACGCGGGTGAAATGAGAGGAACTCGTATCTTCGGACCTGTTGCCAGAGAAGTTCGTGAGGGTTATACCAAAATTGTGTCATTAGCCCCCGAGGTACTTTAA
- the rplX gene encoding 50S ribosomal protein L24 — protein sequence MSKKFHIKKGDLVQVNAGEDRGKQGKVLEMIPDKQRAIVEGINLVSKHTKPNATHPQGGIIKKEAPIHISNLNVVDPVTGKPTKVGRRRNAEGKLVRYAKKSGQELK from the coding sequence ATGAGCAAGAAGTTTCATATAAAGAAAGGTGACTTAGTTCAGGTAAATGCAGGAGAAGACAGAGGAAAGCAGGGAAAAGTGCTTGAAATGATTCCGGACAAGCAAAGAGCTATTGTTGAGGGTATCAACTTGGTAAGCAAACATACCAAACCCAACGCAACTCACCCGCAAGGAGGAATTATCAAAAAGGAAGCTCCTATTCACATTTCCAACTTGAACGTGGTTGATCCGGTTACTGGAAAACCGACAAAGGTAGGACGTAGACGGAATGCCGAAGGGAAATTAGTAAGATACGCTAAGAAATCCGGACAGGAATTGAAATAG
- the rplE gene encoding 50S ribosomal protein L5, translating to MKYVPNYKTKYNEEIVPTLMKEFGYKSVMQAPRLEKIVINQGVGSSIQDKKILEFSMNEIATITGQKPVACKSTKDVSNFKLRKGMPIGVRVTLRKDRMYEFLERLIVSALPRIRDFKGINNKLDGRGNYTLGIEEQIIFPEIVLDSVHKIMGMNVTFVTSANTDEEAFALLREFGLPFKKN from the coding sequence ATGAAATACGTACCAAATTACAAAACAAAGTATAACGAAGAAATTGTACCGACTTTGATGAAAGAGTTCGGATACAAGTCAGTTATGCAAGCACCCAGATTGGAGAAGATAGTAATCAATCAGGGCGTGGGATCATCCATCCAGGATAAGAAAATCCTTGAGTTTTCAATGAACGAGATTGCAACCATTACCGGCCAAAAGCCTGTTGCTTGTAAATCTACCAAGGACGTTTCTAACTTTAAATTACGTAAAGGAATGCCGATCGGTGTTAGAGTAACCTTGCGTAAAGATCGTATGTATGAATTTTTAGAAAGACTTATTGTTTCCGCGCTTCCGCGTATTCGCGATTTCAAAGGAATCAACAATAAGCTTGATGGAAGAGGAAATTACACATTGGGAATAGAAGAGCAGATCATTTTCCCGGAAATCGTGCTGGACAGTGTTCACAAGATCATGGGTATGAATGTAACGTTTGTAACTTCGGCTAATACCGACGAAGAGGCTTTTGCTCTTCTAAGAGAATTTGGATTACCATTTAAAAAGAACTAA
- the rpsN gene encoding 30S ribosomal protein S14, producing MAKESMKAREVKRAKLVEKYAAKRAKLKEEGDYIGLSLLPKNSSRVRLHNRCKLTGRPRGYMRQFGISRIQFREMASAGLIPGVKKASW from the coding sequence ATGGCAAAAGAATCAATGAAGGCCCGTGAGGTAAAGCGTGCAAAATTGGTAGAAAAGTACGCCGCGAAACGAGCTAAATTAAAAGAGGAAGGAGACTATATTGGATTAAGCCTTCTGCCTAAGAATTCAAGTCGCGTTCGTTTGCACAATAGATGCAAATTGACGGGAAGACCGAGAGGGTACATGAGACAATTTGGTATAAGCAGAATTCAATTCCGCGAAATGGCATCTGCCGGACTTATACCTGGAGTTAAAAAGGCTAGTTGGTAA
- the rpsH gene encoding 30S ribosomal protein S8, producing MTDPIADFLTRIRNAVKAGHKVVDIPGSKMKREMTKILKEKGYILNYKFEQDGVRSNIKIALKYHPETKAPAIRTLTRVSKPGLRRYTNVEDMPRVLNGLGIAILSTSLGVMSDKEARQKNVGGEVLCYVY from the coding sequence ATGACAGATCCAATAGCAGATTTCCTGACTCGTATTAGGAACGCAGTAAAAGCAGGTCATAAAGTTGTGGATATCCCCGGTTCAAAAATGAAACGGGAAATGACCAAAATCTTAAAAGAAAAAGGATATATCCTGAATTATAAATTCGAGCAAGATGGTGTTAGAAGCAACATTAAAATTGCTTTGAAATATCATCCTGAAACGAAGGCTCCCGCCATTAGGACATTGACACGTGTTTCAAAACCGGGTCTGAGACGTTACACGAATGTAGAGGACATGCCTCGCGTGTTAAACGGATTAGGTATCGCGATTTTGTCAACGTCATTAGGCGTAATGTCTGATAAAGAAGCTCGCCAAAA